A single window of Pristis pectinata isolate sPriPec2 chromosome 8, sPriPec2.1.pri, whole genome shotgun sequence DNA harbors:
- the nox1 gene encoding NADPH oxidase 1, translated as MSNWMVNHGLSALVIVVWLGINIFLFVYYYRFYEYNPEFYYTRKILGSALAWARAPAACLNFNCLLILLPVCRNLLSFLRGSCSCRRCGVRKQLDKNLTFHKLVAYMIALHTAIHIVAHLFNFEWFNNSQQSTEQTLDAVLSNIGNNSKWLNPIRSDQTTPSYVTFTTIAGLTGVIITLALILMITSSTDTIRRSYFEVFWFTHHLFIIFFAGLVIHGIGRIVRRQTDESMKEHDFLYCHNRTAEWGQIPECPIPLFEGGAPMTWKWVLAPMILYVCERLIRLYRSQQRVVITKTIVHPSKVLELQMQKKGFKMEVGQYIFINCPSISQLEWHPFTLTSAPEEDYFSVHIRSAGDWTDGMIEAFGEEKDRGLTQIQPRIAVDGPFGTASEDVFHYEVSVLVGAGIGVTPFASVLKSIWYKYENSDTELRTKKIYFFWICRETQAFEWFADLLRSLESNMEQLGKPDFLSYKLYLTGWDAKQAIHIKVHFDKETDVVTGLKQKTHYGRPNWDKEFHSIAQSHPKTKIGVFLCGPQPLAKALVQCTNKYSEINPLGVHFHFNKENF; from the exons ATGAGCAACTGGATGGTTAACCATGGCCTGTCTGCCCTCGTCATT GTGGTGTGGCTGGGAATCAACATCTTTCTATTTGTCTATTACTATAGATTTTATGAATATAATCCAGAATTTTACTACACAAGGAAAATTCTTGGA TCCGCACTGGCCTGGGCACGAGCTCCAGCTGCCTGCCTCAACTTCAACTGCTTGCTGATCCTGCTGCCTGTTTGTCGGAATTTACTATCCTTCCTCAGAGGATCCTGCTCG TGTCGTAGATGCGGTGTAAGGAAACAGTTGGACAAGAACCTCACGTTCCATAAACTTGTGGCATACATGATTGCTTTGCACACAG CAATTCACATTGTGGCACATTTATTCAACTTTGAATGGTTCAACAACAGTCAACAATCAACAGAACAGACGTTGGATGCTGTACTATCCAATATTGGGAATAATAGCAAATGGCTGAATCCTATTCGGTCTGATCAGACG ACCCCCAGTTATGTTACATTCACCACAATAGCTGGATTAACTGGCGTCATCATTACACTGGCACTTATCCTCATGATCACATCTTCAACAGACACCATTCGAAGATCATACTTTGAGGTCTTCTGGTTTACACACCATCTCTTTATCATATTTTTTGCGGGACTTGTCATCCATGGAATCGG CCGTATTGTTCGACGCCAGACCGACGAGAGCATGAAGGAACATGACTTCCTGTACTGTCACAATCGTACAGCCGAATGGGGACAGATCCCTGAATGTCCAATCCCTTTGTTTGAGGGGGGAGCACCGATG ACTTGGAAGTGGGTGCTTGCCCCAATGATACTGTACGTCTGTGAGAGATTAATACGACTGTATCGATCGCAACAGAGGGTTGTCATCaccaag actattgttCATCCATCAAAAGTCCTTGAACTTCAAATGCAGAAGAAGGGTTTTAAAATGGAAGTAGGACAATACATCTTCATCAACTGTCCATCCATCTCACAGCTAGAGTGGCATCCCTTCactctgacctctgctccagaagaGGATTATTTCAGTGTACATATTCGATCAGCTGGTGATTGGACAGATGGCATGATCGaagcatttggagaagaaaaAGACAGGGGACTAACACAAATTCAACCAAG GATTGCAGTGGATGGTCCTTTTGGAACCGCTAGTGAAGATGTCTTCCACTACGAGGTCAGTGTTTTGGTTGGAGCTGGCATTGGAGTGACGCCATTCGCATCTGTTCTGAAGTCTATCTGGTACAAGTATGAGAATTCTGACACTGAACTGCGAACCAAAAAG ATTTACTTCTTCTGGATCTGTAGAGAGACTCAGGCATTCGAATGGTTTGCTGACTTACTCCGATCACTTGAAAGCAACATGGAACAACTGGGCAAACCTGACTTTCTCAGCTACAAGCTTTACCTGACCGGCTGGGATGCCAAACAG GCCATTCACATCAAGGTTCACTTTGATAAAGAGACTGATGTAGTGACTGGACTCAAACAGAAAACACACTATGGTAGACCCAACTGGGACAAAGAGTTTCATTCGATTGCACAATCTCACCCCAA AACAAAGATTGGAGTCTTCTTgtgtggaccacaacctctggctaaagCTTTAGTACAATGCACAAACAAGTACTCGGAGATCAACCCCTTGGGAGTTCACTTCCATTTCAACAAGGAGAATTTCTAG